A region of Paenibacillus sp. JNUCC-31 DNA encodes the following proteins:
- the bglS gene encoding beta-glucanase, with translation MKRKSWYTLVVTGIVALFFSVSAFAGYVFWEPLSYFNSSTWQKADGYSNGGMFNCTWRANNVNFTSDGKLKLGLTSSSFNKFDCGEYRSTNNYGYGLYEVSMKPAKNTGVVSSFFTYTGPAHGTQWDEIDIEFLGKDTTKVQFNYYTNGVGNHEKIINLGFDASQGFHTYAFDWQAGHIKWYVDGVLKHTATSNIPKTPGKIMMNVWNGTGVDSWLGPYNGANPLYAEYDWVKYTSN, from the coding sequence ATGAAAAGGAAGTCTTGGTACACATTGGTGGTAACGGGTATTGTTGCTTTGTTCTTTTCGGTAAGCGCTTTCGCAGGGTATGTGTTCTGGGAACCGTTAAGCTACTTCAACTCAAGTACGTGGCAAAAGGCAGATGGTTACTCTAACGGAGGAATGTTTAACTGCACCTGGAGGGCCAACAATGTTAATTTCACAAGTGATGGCAAACTCAAGCTGGGCTTGACCAGTTCTTCTTTCAACAAATTTGATTGCGGGGAATATCGCTCCACCAATAATTATGGGTACGGCTTGTACGAAGTCAGCATGAAACCTGCCAAGAACACCGGCGTAGTCTCCTCCTTTTTTACGTACACCGGGCCTGCTCATGGCACACAATGGGATGAGATTGATATTGAATTTTTGGGAAAAGACACAACGAAAGTCCAGTTTAATTATTATACAAACGGGGTTGGTAATCATGAGAAGATTATTAATCTCGGCTTTGATGCATCACAAGGGTTCCACACCTATGCTTTCGACTGGCAGGCAGGGCATATCAAGTGGTACGTTGATGGCGTATTGAAGCACACCGCAACCAGTAATATCCCGAAGACACCTGGTAAAATCATGATGAACGTATGGAATGGAACAGGGGTAGATAGCTGGTTAGGTCCATACAACGGAGCGAATCCATTGTATGCAGAATACGACTGGGTTAAATATACGAGCAATTAA
- a CDS encoding extracellular solute-binding protein has translation MDTSKKRRIGSLVLVGVLSLSALLSGCSSNGGSKEAEQTIPAKALELKDGKYEPPVTISYLRPWGPDVKFKPGEDQDNNVHTKWAKEKLGIELKNQWISPSTNNAFETKLRLSLASNAEMPDIISYRGEFNLVRELIESGKFVDAGELFDTYASDTWKNAVNEDPSVWYPYMQDGKRIGIPILDYAYNGDPVMWIREDWLKKFNLKAPQTLDELEVVMETFTNQDPDGNGKKDTYGLTIGFKNWLNTWMSEAGWVFGAYGTMPNQWNLTKEGTLEYGSVTPGAKQALERLQSWMGKGYIPEEAGVYDETKAAEEFTAGKAGIVVGPHWMPSWPLEDVKKNNPNAEYKAYPIPSGPDGQAGRHGTSNGNGVVLINKDMKNPEVFFTYQNELFDHYANPKEGDEFEFGFAEGYDWVMVDGKPSTDASLTGGIAPEKYTLTFDGARIPSLSMTTLAKLASGEAPTTPFERKIKSGVPTPMLDAAKVVLDQKDIVFNQMFTGAPTMTMQMNNDILTKMEKDTFSQIIYGKTSVDAFDSFVEKWKSSGGDQITKEVNEWYQSVKSGK, from the coding sequence TTGGACACAAGTAAAAAGAGACGAATAGGCAGCCTGGTATTGGTAGGTGTATTGTCCCTGTCAGCACTCTTGAGTGGTTGCAGCAGCAATGGGGGGAGTAAAGAGGCAGAACAGACCATTCCAGCCAAAGCGTTGGAGCTGAAAGACGGGAAATATGAACCTCCGGTAACGATTAGCTATTTGCGGCCTTGGGGGCCAGACGTCAAATTCAAACCAGGCGAAGACCAGGATAACAACGTTCATACCAAATGGGCCAAGGAAAAGCTGGGAATCGAGCTGAAAAATCAGTGGATATCTCCATCCACCAACAATGCCTTCGAGACCAAGCTGCGTCTGTCCCTTGCATCCAATGCGGAGATGCCCGATATTATCTCGTATCGTGGTGAATTCAATCTGGTGCGTGAATTGATTGAATCCGGAAAGTTTGTGGATGCAGGCGAGTTATTTGATACGTATGCTAGCGATACATGGAAAAATGCTGTAAATGAAGACCCTTCGGTATGGTATCCATATATGCAGGATGGCAAACGAATTGGTATTCCTATTCTGGATTATGCCTATAACGGTGACCCTGTAATGTGGATTCGTGAAGATTGGCTGAAGAAATTCAATCTGAAAGCCCCCCAAACTTTGGATGAGCTTGAAGTAGTCATGGAAACGTTTACGAATCAGGACCCGGATGGAAACGGAAAGAAGGATACGTATGGACTGACCATCGGCTTCAAAAACTGGCTGAACACATGGATGTCTGAAGCCGGATGGGTCTTTGGCGCATATGGAACGATGCCAAACCAATGGAATCTGACGAAAGAAGGAACTCTGGAATACGGTTCCGTGACACCAGGAGCAAAACAGGCCCTGGAAAGATTGCAAAGCTGGATGGGCAAAGGCTACATACCGGAGGAAGCAGGCGTATATGATGAGACGAAGGCTGCAGAAGAATTCACTGCTGGCAAGGCAGGGATTGTGGTTGGCCCTCACTGGATGCCGTCTTGGCCGCTGGAAGACGTGAAGAAAAACAATCCAAACGCGGAATACAAGGCTTATCCTATTCCTTCCGGTCCTGACGGTCAGGCAGGCAGACACGGTACATCAAATGGAAATGGCGTAGTGCTCATCAACAAAGACATGAAGAATCCGGAAGTCTTTTTCACTTATCAGAACGAACTCTTTGATCATTATGCTAATCCCAAAGAGGGTGATGAGTTCGAATTCGGATTTGCCGAAGGATACGATTGGGTTATGGTGGACGGAAAACCATCAACCGATGCAAGCCTTACAGGCGGTATTGCTCCCGAGAAATACACATTGACCTTTGACGGTGCGCGGATTCCAAGTCTGAGCATGACCACATTGGCGAAGCTCGCAAGCGGTGAAGCTCCAACGACGCCTTTTGAAAGAAAAATCAAATCTGGCGTACCGACACCTATGCTTGATGCAGCCAAGGTGGTTCTGGATCAAAAGGATATCGTTTTCAATCAGATGTTTACAGGCGCACCTACGATGACCATGCAAATGAACAATGACATTTTAACGAAGATGGAAAAAGACACCTTCTCCCAAATCATCTATGGCAAAACCTCTGTTGATGCGTTTGATTCATTTGTAGAAAAGTGGAAATCATCTGGCGGGGACCAAATCACCAAAGAAGTAAACGAATGGTACCAATCCGTGAAAAGCGGAAAATAA